The following are encoded in a window of Cupriavidus oxalaticus genomic DNA:
- the xdhC gene encoding xanthine dehydrogenase accessory protein XdhC has translation MQDAPLKPFRFADAARMVRTGVPVAMVTIVEVKGSAPREPGIRMLVSPDDLVGTIGGGHLEWRGMDIAREMLVRHEQRRIERIPLGPALGQCCGGVVQLAFEVLGEADLAWLDAVERNFATHRSLQRHVPASGAVTFTDSCAVLPTVDLQPDGSWTDTLVPDAMHVVLFGAGHVGHALVKVLATLPCRVHWVDERDTLFPGGLPDNVEAEASDTPEAVVPQAPAGSYFLVMTHSHALDQTLCEEILKRTDFAYFGLIGSKTKRARFEHRMAEHGIDPARFAEMTCPMGVPGITDKAPAMIAVAIVAQLLQVREQRLAALRAGLAEAVHP, from the coding sequence GGCTCGGCCCCGCGCGAGCCCGGCATCCGCATGCTGGTCAGCCCGGACGACCTGGTCGGGACCATCGGCGGCGGCCACCTGGAATGGCGCGGCATGGATATCGCGCGCGAGATGCTGGTGCGGCACGAGCAGCGGCGCATCGAGCGCATCCCGCTGGGCCCGGCGCTTGGCCAGTGCTGCGGCGGCGTGGTGCAGCTGGCATTCGAGGTCTTGGGCGAGGCCGACCTGGCGTGGCTCGACGCGGTCGAGCGCAATTTCGCCACCCACCGCTCGCTGCAGCGGCACGTACCCGCCAGCGGCGCGGTGACTTTTACCGACAGCTGCGCCGTCCTGCCCACCGTCGACCTGCAGCCGGACGGCAGCTGGACCGACACGCTGGTGCCGGACGCCATGCACGTGGTGCTGTTCGGCGCCGGCCACGTCGGCCATGCGCTGGTCAAGGTGCTGGCGACGCTGCCGTGCCGCGTGCACTGGGTCGACGAGCGCGACACGCTGTTCCCCGGCGGCCTGCCCGACAACGTCGAGGCCGAGGCCAGCGACACGCCCGAGGCCGTGGTCCCGCAGGCACCGGCGGGCAGCTATTTCCTGGTGATGACGCACAGCCATGCGCTCGACCAGACCCTGTGCGAAGAAATCCTGAAGCGCACCGATTTCGCCTACTTCGGCCTGATCGGCTCCAAGACCAAGCGCGCGCGCTTTGAACACCGCATGGCCGAGCATGGCATCGACCCGGCCAGGTTTGCGGAAATGACATGCCCCATGGGGGTTCCCGGGATCACCGACAAAGCTCCGGCTATGATTGCGGTAGCCATCGTCGCCCAGCTGCTCCAGGTTCGCGAACAGCGCTTAGCCGCGCTGCGTGCGGGCCTGGCGGAGGCGGTGCATCCCTGA